The genomic interval TTCTCGATGGCGAGGCCGAAATCATCATCGGCGGCAACCCGGTCAGCGTCTCTGCTGGTGAGATTGTTCTGATGCCCGGGGGCATCTCCCACGAAGTCAAGGCCGTGAAACGTTTCAAGATGCTGCTCACCCTCTTCCGCAGCACCTCGGGAAGCGACAGTGAATTTAAAAACAGATAACCACTTCTACCGTAGCGTTGGCAACGGGAAACTGAGTAAAAAATCAGTTGACACCCTGATACCGCTCTGCTATAAATCTGCACCTGTTTGGGGCTATAGCTCAGCTGGGAGAGCGCTTGAATGGCATTCAAGAGGTCAGCGGTTCGATCCCGCTTAGCTCCACCAAACTTCAAAGGGTTACGCAAATTGCGTAGCCCTTTTTTGTTGTGATAACTCTTGACCGTAGGAAAACGAAACCCTATAATGCACTCCGCTTTGCCGAAGTGGTGGAATTGGTAGACACGTCGGTCTCAAAAACCGATGCTCTTCGAGCGTGCCGGTTCGATTCCGGCCTTCGGTACCACAAAGAAAACAGGGAGTTAGCCAATATGGCCGACTCCCTTTTTCTTTTTAAATTGTCCCCTTGGTACACTGGTGGTACAGTAGTGCACAAGAAATCACGACCAACCACGACTTTCAGGGGGCTTTCATGGCAGTGGTTCAAGAGCGCAAAGGCAAAGACGGCAAGACAAAATACAGGGCATTGGTTCGCCTCAAAGGTCATCCACCTGTATCAGCAACCTTCGACCGCAAAACAGATGCGAAAAG from Deltaproteobacteria bacterium IMCC39524 carries:
- a CDS encoding cupin domain-containing protein, which translates into the protein MTPYQDGAVVSRTLLQHETGTLTVFSFDAGQALSEHTVPFHAFVQVLDGEAEIIIGGNPVSVSAGEIVLMPGGISHEVKAVKRFKMLLTLFRSTSGSDSEFKNR